In Buchnera aphidicola (Sipha maydis), the following proteins share a genomic window:
- the cgtA gene encoding Obg family GTPase CgtA translates to MKFIDEAIITVQAGNGGHGIISFRREKNAPKGGPDGGDGGNGGSIIFQANKNLNTLVDYTFQKFITAENGKNGQKRKKSGKKGKDKILFIPIGTKIINPYSNEIIKEFKYHKQSFLFLKGGWHGLGNDRFKSPTNRAPKKRSLGKIGEKKTIKLELSLLADIGILGLPNVGKSTFIKRISSAKPKIGNYFFTTLIPNLGVFSTNSNKKLIIADIPGIISGASKGVGLGLNFLKHLEKCTILLHMIDLSVLNYKKIIQDIKTIIHEIKKYSLILYNKPRWIVFNKVDLITKKDAIVKIKKIQKKIKTIKKYYIISSITKYGIKKICRDLSNLV, encoded by the coding sequence ATGAAATTTATTGATGAAGCAATAATTACAGTACAAGCTGGAAATGGAGGACATGGAATAATCAGTTTTAGGCGTGAAAAAAATGCTCCTAAAGGAGGTCCGGATGGAGGTGATGGAGGAAATGGAGGAAGTATTATTTTTCAAGCAAATAAAAATCTAAATACTTTAGTAGATTATACATTTCAGAAATTTATTACTGCTGAAAATGGAAAAAATGGACAAAAAAGAAAAAAATCTGGGAAAAAAGGAAAAGATAAAATACTTTTTATACCAATTGGTACAAAAATAATTAACCCTTATAGTAATGAAATTATTAAAGAATTCAAATATCATAAGCAATCTTTTCTCTTTCTTAAAGGAGGATGGCATGGATTAGGAAATGATCGTTTTAAATCTCCTACAAATAGAGCTCCAAAAAAAAGATCTTTAGGAAAAATAGGAGAAAAGAAAACTATAAAGTTAGAACTTTCTCTTCTCGCAGATATTGGAATTTTAGGATTACCAAATGTAGGAAAATCTACTTTTATTAAAAGAATATCTTCAGCTAAACCTAAAATTGGAAATTATTTTTTTACAACATTAATACCAAATCTAGGTGTTTTTTCAACTAATTCTAATAAAAAACTGATTATTGCTGATATTCCTGGAATTATTTCAGGTGCATCAAAAGGAGTCGGTTTAGGATTAAATTTTTTAAAACATTTAGAAAAATGTACAATTCTTTTACATATGATTGATTTATCTGTATTAAATTACAAAAAAATTATTCAAGATATCAAAACTATCATACACGAAATAAAAAAATATAGTTTAATACTATACAATAAACCGAGATGGATTGTGTTTAATAAAGTAGATTTAATTACTAAAAAAGATGCTATTGTTAAAATAAAAAAAATTCAAAAAAAAATTAAAACTATAAAAAAATATTATATTATTTCTTCTATTACAAAATATGGAATAAAAAAAATTTGTCGAGATTTAAGTAATTTAGTATAA
- a CDS encoding BolA/IbaG family iron-sulfur metabolism protein, with translation MNKKIQNILIKELKLYYVHVKKKDNYYKIVAVGDIFLGKNEVEKQKKIYSPLLKYIQNNKIHAVSIKTYSIKEWQKINSQEEKK, from the coding sequence ATGAACAAAAAAATTCAAAATATCTTGATAAAAGAATTAAAATTATATTATGTACATGTAAAAAAGAAAGATAACTACTATAAAATAGTAGCTGTAGGAGACATTTTTTTGGGAAAAAATGAAGTTGAAAAACAAAAAAAAATATATTCTCCTTTATTAAAATATATTCAAAATAACAAAATACACGCTGTTTCCATTAAAACATATTCTATAAAAGAATGGCAAAAAATTAATTCACAAGAAGAGAAAAAATAA
- the aroQ gene encoding type II 3-dehydroquinate dehydratase, which translates to MKKKFNILLLNGPNLNLLGTREKNIYGKTSFSDLIQELLIYSKKLKINLVHLQSNAEHILIDKIHNSKNIIDYIIINPAAFAHTSISLRDALLGVNIPFIEIHISNIYARENFRAHSWISDISSGIICGLGLDGYKWALKTAVKRLSQ; encoded by the coding sequence ATGAAAAAAAAATTTAATATATTATTATTAAATGGTCCTAATCTAAACCTTCTAGGAACAAGAGAAAAAAATATTTATGGAAAAACATCATTTTCTGATTTAATACAAGAATTATTAATATATTCAAAAAAACTAAAAATAAATCTTGTTCATCTGCAATCAAATGCTGAACATATATTAATTGATAAAATACATAATTCAAAAAATATAATAGATTATATTATTATTAATCCTGCTGCGTTTGCACATACAAGTATTTCTCTTAGAGATGCATTATTAGGAGTAAATATTCCATTTATTGAAATACATATATCAAATATTTATGCTCGAGAAAATTTTCGCGCTCATTCTTGGATTTCTGATATTTCTTCTGGAATTATTTGCGGATTAGGATTAGATGGATATAAATGGGCATTAAAAACCGCTGTTAAAAGATTATCTCAATAA
- the rimM gene encoding ribosome maturation factor RimM (Essential for efficient processing of 16S rRNA), whose protein sequence is MTKIILGKICSSHGILGWMKIFSYTEKKKKIFQYNPLYYEIGNKKNKLKIQDWKCQKNFFLIRVKNIINRSASDLLKNIKIFIYHTQLKHIKNVYYWYELINFEVFNTQKKFLGTVKNIIRTPSNDILIINKKKNYQNKEILIPFIEKKIIKKIKRKKKKILINWNI, encoded by the coding sequence ATGACAAAAATAATTTTAGGGAAAATATGTTCTTCTCATGGAATATTAGGTTGGATGAAAATATTTTCTTATACTGAAAAAAAAAAAAAAATTTTTCAATATAATCCATTATATTATGAAATAGGAAACAAAAAAAATAAATTAAAAATTCAAGATTGGAAATGTCAAAAAAATTTTTTTTTAATAAGAGTCAAAAATATTATCAATAGAAGCGCATCAGATTTATTAAAAAACATCAAAATATTCATTTATCACACACAACTAAAACACATAAAAAATGTATATTATTGGTATGAATTAATAAATTTTGAAGTTTTTAATACTCAAAAAAAATTTTTAGGAACAGTTAAAAATATTATACGAACTCCATCTAATGATATATTAATTATCAATAAAAAAAAAAATTACCAAAATAAAGAAATATTAATTCCTTTTATTGAAAAAAAAATTATCAAAAAAATTAAAAGAAAAAAAAAAAAAATATTAATTAATTGGAATATATAA
- the rpmA gene encoding 50S ribosomal protein L27: protein MAQKKAGGSTRNGRDSIGKRLGVKCFGGEFVKSGSIIVKQRGTKFHPGINTKQGKDHTIYSIIHGIVEFKRHGKNKKKIINIIP from the coding sequence ATGGCACAAAAGAAAGCTGGAGGATCGACAAGAAATGGACGAGACTCGATTGGAAAAAGACTAGGAGTTAAATGCTTTGGAGGGGAGTTTGTAAAATCTGGATCAATTATTGTTAAACAAAGAGGAACAAAATTTCATCCAGGAATAAATACAAAACAAGGAAAAGATCATACAATATATTCAATCATACATGGTATTGTTGAATTTAAAAGACATGGAAAAAATAAAAAAAAAATTATTAATATAATTCCTTAA
- the rpsI gene encoding 30S ribosomal protein S9, with the protein MEKLQNYGTGRRKSSSARVFLRIGDGKIFVNELRLEKYFSRKTSCMIIVQPLELLDLKNKFDFYITVKGGGISGQAGAIRQGITRALIKYDSVFLKELKKFGFVTRDSRQVERKKVGFRKARRRPQFSKR; encoded by the coding sequence ATGGAAAAATTACAAAATTATGGTACAGGTCGTCGGAAGTCTTCTTCTGCTCGTGTTTTTTTGAGAATTGGTGATGGTAAAATATTTGTTAATGAATTAAGATTAGAAAAATATTTTAGTCGAAAAACTTCTTGTATGATTATTGTACAACCTTTAGAATTATTAGATTTGAAAAATAAATTTGATTTTTATATTACAGTGAAAGGTGGAGGTATTTCTGGTCAAGCAGGAGCTATTAGACAAGGCATTACAAGAGCTTTAATAAAATATGACTCTGTTTTCTTAAAAGAATTAAAAAAATTTGGATTTGTTACACGTGATTCTCGTCAAGTTGAAAGAAAGAAAGTTGGATTTAGAAAAGCGAGACGAAGACCACAATTTTCTAAGAGATAA
- the rpsP gene encoding 30S ribosomal protein S16, with translation MVKIRLSRHGSRKKPFYRIVVTDSRSARNGRFIEKIGFFNPIGYLKNEKFKINFNKVEYWKKIGAKISPRVQYLIKTYQ, from the coding sequence ATGGTTAAAATCAGACTTTCTAGACATGGATCGAGAAAAAAACCTTTTTATAGAATTGTTGTCACAGATAGCAGATCAGCTAGAAATGGTCGTTTTATAGAAAAAATTGGTTTTTTTAATCCAATAGGTTATTTAAAAAATGAAAAATTTAAAATAAATTTTAATAAAGTAGAATATTGGAAAAAAATTGGTGCAAAAATATCTCCAAGAGTACAATATTTAATTAAAACTTATCAATAA
- the rplM gene encoding 50S ribosomal protein L13 has protein sequence MKSFSVSSKDIYRKWYYVDATGKILGRLSSTIAHYLRGKHKKIYTPHLDVGDYIIVINANKINITGKKNKKKIYYRYTGYPGGLKKNSFSDILIKFPERIIKKSVLGMLPKGPLGRCMFKKLKVYSGKFHNHTAQKPIFLQV, from the coding sequence ATCAAAAGTTTTTCCGTTTCTTCAAAAGATATTTATAGAAAATGGTATTATGTAGATGCTACTGGAAAAATATTAGGTCGTTTATCTAGTACTATTGCACATTATTTACGTGGAAAACATAAAAAAATATATACTCCACATTTGGATGTTGGCGATTATATTATTGTTATTAATGCAAATAAAATAAATATTACTGGAAAAAAAAATAAAAAAAAAATCTATTATAGATATACAGGTTATCCTGGAGGTTTAAAGAAAAATAGTTTTTCAGATATTTTGATTAAATTTCCTGAAAGGATTATAAAAAAATCTGTTTTAGGAATGTTACCTAAAGGTCCTTTAGGAAGATGTATGTTTAAAAAATTAAAAGTATATTCTGGAAAATTTCATAATCATACAGCGCAAAAACCAATTTTTCTACAAGTTTAA
- the rplU gene encoding 50S ribosomal protein L21 — MYAVFMHGGKQYKVKIGQTLKIEKIKKKVGKIISFHNILFVKKNKKIFLGNPILKNTTIQAFIFNHGKAKKINIIKFNRRKHYKKKQGHRQRYTSIKIQNINLNNKDS, encoded by the coding sequence ATGTACGCTGTATTTATGCATGGAGGAAAGCAGTATAAAGTGAAAATAGGACAAACTCTTAAAATAGAAAAAATAAAAAAAAAAGTTGGAAAAATAATATCTTTCCATAATATTTTATTTGTTAAAAAAAATAAAAAAATTTTTTTAGGAAACCCTATTTTAAAAAATACTACCATACAAGCTTTTATTTTTAATCATGGAAAAGCAAAAAAAATTAATATAATAAAATTTAATAGAAGAAAACATTATAAAAAAAAACAAGGACATAGACAAAGATATACAAGTATTAAAATACAAAATATTAATTTAAACAATAAGGATTCATAA
- a CDS encoding RluA family pseudouridine synthase — protein sequence MKNLIFLRNVVLKKKFNKYRLDKFLSLSYPKYSRNHFKKCILKNCVFVNNTIVNSPDFRIMKGDSLNVKFFSKQSDNLSPQKMSLDIVYEDKYLLVINKKPSLVVHPGFGNDTGTLLNGLINYYKFIKKIPRAGIIHRLDKDTSGLIIIAKTFLSYLLLKKMMKKREITREYQAIVLGKIKYGGCINAPISRNLKKRTCMTVSSFGKHAITYYSIKKKYRYYTLLKIRLKTGRTHQIRVHMLYIQHPILGDKKYRCNYNIFKGLEKSSEFYKVKNFPRQALHAYKINFIHPITKKKIVIRLNLPKDMQNFLS from the coding sequence ATGAAAAATTTAATTTTTTTGAGAAACGTTGTTCTTAAAAAAAAATTTAATAAATATAGATTAGATAAATTTTTATCACTTTCTTATCCAAAATATTCAAGAAATCATTTTAAAAAATGTATTTTAAAAAATTGTGTTTTCGTTAATAACACAATTGTAAATTCTCCAGATTTTAGAATTATGAAAGGAGATTCTTTAAATGTTAAATTTTTTTCTAAACAGAGTGATAATTTATCTCCTCAAAAAATGTCATTAGATATTGTATATGAAGATAAATATTTATTAGTAATTAATAAAAAACCTTCTTTAGTCGTTCATCCAGGATTTGGAAATGATACTGGAACTTTATTAAATGGTTTAATTAATTATTATAAATTTATTAAAAAAATTCCAAGAGCAGGTATTATTCATCGTTTAGATAAAGATACTTCAGGATTAATAATTATTGCAAAAACTTTTTTATCATATTTACTTTTAAAAAAAATGATGAAAAAAAGAGAAATTACTAGAGAATATCAAGCTATTGTATTAGGAAAAATAAAATATGGAGGATGTATTAACGCTCCTATTAGTAGAAATTTAAAAAAACGTACTTGTATGACTGTAAGTTCATTTGGTAAACATGCGATTACTTATTATTCTATAAAGAAAAAATATAGATATTATACTTTACTAAAAATACGTTTAAAAACAGGTAGAACGCATCAAATTAGAGTGCATATGTTATATATTCAACATCCGATTTTAGGAGATAAAAAATATAGATGTAATTATAATATTTTTAAAGGTTTAGAAAAAAGTTCAGAATTTTACAAGGTAAAAAATTTTCCTAGACAGGCATTACATGCTTATAAAATTAATTTTATTCATCCAATAACAAAAAAAAAAATTGTTATAAGATTAAATCTTCCTAAAGACATGCAGAATTTTCTTTCTTAG
- the rplS gene encoding 50S ribosomal protein L19, producing the protein MNKIIKEIDVKQIKKNIPKFHAGDTLEIQVWVIEGAKKRLQSFEGIVISKKNRGLQSAFCVRKISHGEGVERVFQTHSKNIEKIFLKRKGKVRQAKLYYLRKRFGKSARITERM; encoded by the coding sequence ATGAATAAAATAATAAAAGAAATAGATGTAAAACAAATTAAAAAAAATATACCAAAATTTCATGCAGGAGATACATTAGAAATTCAAGTGTGGGTAATAGAAGGAGCAAAAAAACGTTTACAATCATTTGAGGGTATTGTAATTTCAAAAAAAAACCGAGGTTTGCAATCTGCTTTTTGCGTAAGAAAAATATCTCATGGAGAAGGAGTAGAAAGAGTTTTCCAAACTCATTCTAAAAATATCGAAAAAATCTTTCTAAAAAGAAAAGGAAAAGTTAGACAAGCAAAATTATATTATCTCAGAAAGAGATTTGGAAAATCTGCTCGCATTACAGAAAGAATGTAA
- the trmD gene encoding tRNA (guanosine(37)-N1)-methyltransferase TrmD, producing MFNSIMNYGLIARAVKKKLINLFFFNIRDFSKNKNKKIDDRPYGGGPGMIMSFLPLKNSIIQAKKNDQSLIIYLSPQGKKITYKKLKKLSKKKSLILICGRYQGIDQRIIDKYIDEEISIGDYILTGGELAAMVLIDGISRFIPGVIKKKISQHEDSFAKNLLDYPHYTRPRIIDGMKVPKVLLSGNHKKIHTWRLKKSIQQTLLKKPKLFQKRINIIQNKIFQKKSKK from the coding sequence ATGTTTAATTCTATAATGAATTATGGGCTTATTGCACGTGCAGTTAAAAAAAAACTTATTAATTTATTTTTTTTTAATATAAGAGACTTTAGTAAAAATAAAAATAAGAAAATAGACGATAGACCTTATGGAGGAGGACCTGGAATGATTATGAGTTTTCTTCCACTAAAAAACTCTATTATACAAGCAAAAAAAAATGATCAATCTTTGATAATATATCTTTCACCTCAAGGGAAAAAAATAACATATAAAAAATTAAAAAAATTATCAAAAAAAAAAAGTCTCATATTAATATGTGGAAGATATCAAGGAATAGATCAAAGAATTATTGATAAATATATTGATGAAGAAATATCTATTGGAGACTATATATTAACTGGAGGCGAATTAGCAGCAATGGTTTTGATAGATGGAATTTCTAGATTTATACCAGGAGTCATTAAAAAAAAAATATCTCAACATGAAGATTCATTTGCAAAAAATTTATTAGATTACCCACATTATACAAGGCCAAGAATCATAGATGGAATGAAAGTTCCTAAAGTATTATTGTCTGGAAATCACAAAAAAATTCATACATGGAGATTAAAAAAATCGATTCAACAAACATTATTAAAAAAACCAAAGTTATTTCAAAAAAGAATAAATATTATTCAAAATAAAATTTTTCAAAAAAAATCTAAAAAATAA
- the tldD gene encoding metalloprotease TldD: MSFNIVKKKILNTNNISIENIYSIFSDLSTKELNYSDIYFQDKISESWILEDKIIKNGIYNIDKGIGLRAIHNKITSFASIDQINLQGLRKISTYVKDISKNKKVFFKKKILRSEHQSYYNFVNPLNSIPNFEKLDLLHQIDKISRKYDSRVSHVNACLFGAYEYILVVSIDGVLSADIRPLVSLTVSVLSENKSRREMGTNGQGIRGTYKYFLEKDKNGISNIKKIAEEAARVSILNLFAKEAPSGYFPVVLGSGLPGVLLHEAVGHGLEGDFNRKKLSVYSDKINKKITSSLCTVIDDGTKKEFRGSISIDDEGTPGQRNILVKNGILKKYLQDKFNASLMETVSTGSGRRESYRHVPMPRMTNTYMLPGKSTVKDIIESVDYGIYAVSFNGGQVDITSGEFVFSTSEAYLIRNGKIVTPIKDVTLIGSGIEVMKKISMVGNDLFIENGIGICSKEGQCVPVCVGQPTIKINNLTVGGTK, translated from the coding sequence ATGAGTTTTAATATTGTAAAAAAAAAAATTTTAAATACTAATAATATTAGTATAGAAAATATATATTCAATTTTTTCAGATCTTTCTACTAAAGAATTAAATTATTCTGATATTTATTTTCAAGATAAGATATCTGAATCTTGGATTTTAGAAGATAAAATTATTAAAAATGGAATCTATAATATAGATAAAGGAATTGGATTAAGAGCAATACATAATAAAATAACTAGCTTCGCTTCTATAGATCAAATTAATCTACAAGGATTAAGAAAAATTTCTACTTATGTGAAAGATATTTCAAAAAATAAAAAAGTATTTTTTAAAAAAAAAATTTTACGAAGTGAACATCAATCTTATTATAATTTTGTAAATCCACTTAATTCGATTCCGAATTTTGAAAAATTGGATTTATTGCATCAGATAGATAAAATTTCTAGAAAATATGATTCTAGAGTATCTCATGTGAATGCTTGTTTGTTTGGAGCATATGAATATATATTAGTAGTTTCTATAGATGGTGTTTTATCTGCAGATATTAGACCATTAGTTTCTCTTACTGTTAGTGTTTTATCTGAAAATAAAAGTAGAAGAGAAATGGGAACAAACGGTCAAGGAATAAGAGGAACATATAAATATTTTTTAGAAAAAGATAAAAACGGAATATCTAATATAAAAAAAATAGCTGAAGAAGCTGCTAGAGTTTCTATTTTAAATTTATTTGCGAAAGAAGCTCCTTCTGGATATTTTCCAGTGGTTTTAGGATCTGGTTTACCTGGAGTTTTATTACATGAAGCTGTCGGTCATGGTTTAGAAGGAGATTTTAATCGCAAAAAATTATCTGTTTATAGTGATAAAATTAATAAAAAAATTACATCTAGTTTATGTACAGTAATAGATGATGGAACAAAAAAAGAATTTCGAGGATCGATATCTATTGATGATGAAGGAACTCCTGGACAACGTAATATTTTAGTAAAAAATGGAATTTTAAAAAAATATCTTCAAGATAAATTTAATGCTAGTTTAATGGAAACAGTTTCAACAGGAAGCGGAAGAAGAGAATCTTATCGTCATGTTCCTATGCCTCGTATGACTAATACTTATATGTTACCTGGAAAATCTACAGTAAAAGATATTATAGAAAGTGTAGATTATGGAATTTATGCTGTTAGTTTTAATGGAGGACAAGTAGATATTACTTCAGGAGAATTTGTTTTTTCTACTTCAGAAGCATATTTAATTAGAAATGGGAAAATTGTTACACCTATAAAAGATGTTACTCTTATTGGTTCCGGAATAGAAGTGATGAAAAAAATTTCTATGGTAGGAAATGATTTATTTATTGAAAATGGAATAGGAATATGTTCAAAAGAAGGACAATGTGTTCCTGTATGTGTTGGTCAACCTACTATCAAAATAAATAATTTAACTGTTGGAGGTACTAAATAA
- a CDS encoding chorismate mutase: MNKNKNLFLLRKKINKIDESIISLLAKRNIISKKIIKEKIKINYPIKDVKREKKIFTKIIKKGKNLKLKKKFLLKVFKKIIKNSVKIQKKILKKKKVKISFLGPKGSYSHLAFLKYSKKKIKNFVQFHAKHLRKL; this comes from the coding sequence ATGAATAAAAATAAAAATCTCTTCTTATTAAGAAAAAAAATAAATAAAATCGATGAATCAATTATTTCTCTTTTAGCGAAAAGAAATATAATTTCTAAAAAAATTATTAAAGAGAAAATAAAAATAAATTATCCAATCAAAGATGTTAAAAGAGAAAAAAAAATATTTACAAAAATCATTAAAAAAGGAAAAAATTTGAAATTAAAAAAAAAATTTTTATTAAAAGTATTTAAAAAAATCATTAAAAATTCAGTTAAAATACAAAAAAAAATTTTAAAAAAAAAAAAAGTAAAAATTTCTTTTTTAGGTCCTAAAGGATCTTATTCACATCTTGCTTTTTTGAAATATTCTAAAAAAAAAATAAAAAATTTTGTCCAATTTCATGCAAAACATTTGAGAAAGTTATAA
- a CDS encoding prephenate dehydratase domain-containing protein: MKNVLKKKSQYAILPIKNNFSGKISETNSLLNNKKLFIEDKIKISIKHCLISYKNTFPENIKLLYSHSQPIKQCISFIKKFPKWKIKYTKSSSEAIKKISILKKKGFAAIGNKKCSKIYNLNVIKKNISDKKNNSTIFYIVSKKKK, encoded by the coding sequence ATAAAAAATGTTCTTAAAAAAAAATCTCAATATGCAATTCTCCCAATAAAAAATAATTTTTCTGGAAAAATTTCTGAAACAAACTCTTTATTAAATAATAAAAAACTCTTTATTGAAGATAAAATAAAAATTTCAATCAAACATTGCCTCATATCATATAAAAATACATTTCCTGAAAATATAAAATTACTTTATAGTCATTCTCAGCCTATCAAACAATGTATTTCATTTATAAAAAAATTTCCAAAATGGAAAATTAAATATACAAAAAGTTCTTCTGAAGCAATAAAAAAAATTTCTATTTTAAAAAAAAAAGGTTTTGCTGCAATTGGAAATAAAAAATGTAGTAAAATATATAATTTAAATGTCATAAAAAAAAATATATCAGATAAAAAAAATAATTCTACTATATTTTATATAGTATCAAAAAAGAAAAAATAA
- the ffh gene encoding signal recognition particle protein, translated as MFNNLKKSFSKIIKKISNQGRITENHIQNILREVRISLLEADVSLYVIKKLLSEIKKKCVGKNINDSLTPGQEFIKILHHELKSLIGNENNSITFKNKKLSIFLFIGLQGVGKTTSVGKLAKFCLEQYKKKILIVSTDIYRSAAIKQLEIIAKKIKVDFFPANNTEKPEDIAKKAIDYAKIKKYDVLMIDSAGRLHIDINLMQEIKNIYQLTNPLETIFVIDSMSGQDAINVIKKFRKLLPITGIFLTKTDSNTRCGVVLSLKYITKIPIKFIGNGEKLNNIEYFNSDKIASKILGMEDKISIIESIEKKVDKKYIKKLDTEIKLGKKFNLNDFLEQIRQIKKLGNIKNLLQKFPFNSYFQQNVLFDVNNTMFTKIEAIIQSMTIKERTNPKIIQRTRKKRIALGSGTKIQDINKLLKQFQMMKKMMKNMKQGGIMNFFQKIKNMIY; from the coding sequence ATGTTTAATAATTTAAAAAAAAGTTTTTCAAAAATAATAAAAAAAATCTCTAATCAAGGAAGAATTACAGAAAATCATATTCAAAATATATTAAGAGAAGTAAGAATTTCTTTATTAGAAGCTGATGTTTCCTTATATGTCATTAAAAAACTATTATCAGAAATAAAAAAAAAATGTGTAGGGAAAAATATTAATGATTCTTTAACACCTGGACAAGAATTTATAAAAATATTACATCACGAGTTAAAATCTCTTATAGGGAACGAAAATAATTCTATTACATTTAAAAATAAAAAACTATCAATATTTTTATTTATCGGGTTACAAGGAGTAGGTAAAACAACCAGTGTTGGAAAATTAGCAAAATTTTGTTTAGAACAATACAAAAAAAAAATATTAATTGTGTCAACAGACATTTATAGATCAGCAGCAATTAAACAATTAGAAATCATTGCGAAAAAAATTAAAGTGGATTTCTTTCCAGCAAACAACACTGAAAAACCAGAAGATATCGCAAAAAAAGCAATAGATTATGCTAAAATAAAAAAATATGATGTTTTAATGATTGATTCTGCAGGAAGATTACATATCGATATTAATTTAATGCAAGAAATTAAAAATATATATCAATTAACGAATCCATTAGAAACAATATTTGTTATAGATTCTATGAGTGGACAGGATGCTATTAATGTTATTAAAAAATTTAGAAAATTATTACCTATAACAGGAATCTTTTTAACTAAAACAGATTCAAATACTAGATGCGGAGTTGTTTTATCATTAAAATATATTACAAAAATTCCTATTAAATTTATTGGAAATGGAGAAAAACTAAATAACATTGAATATTTTAATTCAGATAAAATAGCTTCAAAAATACTAGGTATGGAAGATAAAATATCAATAATTGAATCTATAGAAAAAAAGGTTGATAAAAAATACATAAAAAAACTTGATACAGAAATTAAATTAGGAAAAAAATTTAATTTAAATGATTTTTTAGAACAAATAAGACAAATTAAAAAATTAGGAAATATTAAAAATTTATTACAAAAATTCCCTTTTAATTCTTATTTTCAACAAAATGTTTTATTCGATGTAAATAATACTATGTTTACTAAAATTGAAGCAATTATTCAATCTATGACTATTAAAGAAAGAACAAACCCAAAAATAATCCAAAGAACAAGAAAAAAAAGAATTGCTTTAGGATCTGGAACAAAAATACAAGATATAAACAAATTATTAAAACAATTTCAAATGATGAAAAAAATGATGAAAAACATGAAGCAAGGTGGAATAATGAATTTTTTTCAAAAAATTAAAAATATGATTTATTAG